The nucleotide window ATATTTTCAGTTGCACTGATCAGTCAGCATTTTCAGCATGAATTTAAGCCTGATTGAGATTTGCACATAAAGAGGAAAGGGCTGAATGTATTCCCTGCTCTCATCTGCCGGGGAGTAAATGGCATAGTAACAGGAGCCTTTCTCTTGATCAGTGTGGAGCAAAGGATTTCTCcctcaaaaagaagaaaaaaaatcaaaaaggtaTGGCACAGGAGGGTTAATCAGTGCCTGTTCGCTAAAAAGGGACAGGATTGGACAAACAAGCTGTcagtaatatttaatgtaataccCAGTACAGTGAAATTGACTTTGCTTCCTTGCATGTAAACACGCACGCACGAGTAACAGCTGAAACACGAGTTTCTGAAATGATGtccaaatattacaaaaaaagaaaacagattacAAAGACATCTGTAACTTGTGATCAAAAGAAATTAATGAGGCACTTAAACCAGGTTTTCCAGATTCAGGTTTTCCAGCTCAGACAAGTGTTCAGAGTACAAGTGGGTAGCAGTGTGATGTGATCAGCAGCAGGACTCGCAAccgtaaggttgctggttcaattccctgctggggctctgctgctgtacccttgggcatggtacttgttgcctcagtagatatccagctgtttaaatgaagaACATGcaaaattgtaacccatgtaggttgctctggataagggcgtctgctgaatgacaataatgtaacgtaatgtaatgtacaagtGTTTGATGAAGGaacctttcagaaaaaaactgtatcgccacctgctggacagttttcagtttttggtagAAACCTTTACACTCAATCAAGACAGGTTATTTCTtggaaaatgttatttatttttaaaaatgtcttgatTTATACATTGAAAGGCCTTGAACATTTGTTCCTGCTCCTACAGATGTATTACTAGGGGGCTCTCTGGAGAGTGTGCTGGTTTTGTGTGTAGTTTTGTACTTTTATAGTTTTCAacttcaaaaaaacattaaagtctAGCCAGCTATATTCACATGTTTTGCTACTCCGCAGTTTTGGCAATGCTTAAATGTAGCTAAGtgatttgtattattttgagCTGATGCCTTTTGGAAAACTAACTCACATTGATCTTTTAACCCTTAGACAATTGTCTGGTGTCTTGTACAAAATGTATATTCACCTCAGCAAAGCTCATTTTTGGTACTgcccattttaaataaatgatgtgtACAGATGGACtttgcagtttgtattttttgtacttgttttgtgaatgaagaATCCTAAAAGCATTTTTGCACCCCTCTAAGCCCTGCTATTCtagttttctgtattttgaaatCTGCTCTTAGATGGGTTGGAGCAGTGTACTGCATTTGTGTTGGGAATGgggaaatgttttcacatgaaaAGGCATTTTGCACCTCAGGAAAGGCAAGCAGTAGAAAAACAACCATCTTTTTATatccccattaaaaaaaaaaaaacagtaacactgtGAGTTACAAAACTATGCGCTGAAAATTCCCACTGTTGTGTTGTTGGGTGGGCAGTCCTCAGGAAAAGAGAAGATCTGGAGAAGATTACCTGAAAAGCCAATTCCCAGCTCCCCTGACCTCTGTGGCTCCTGGCAGGGAGCCAGCCGTGGAGAAGCACAGGAAGTGAGACTGGCGAAAGGGAAACGCTGAAACCTCCTCATGCTGGGGGAAACAACCAGCTCCAGGAAATGTGTCTCATTCTTTTGCCTCTAATTACACTGACAGTGAACCAAAATATCACAAACAGGTGTTCCTGGACAAAGGCTTGGAAAGGTTGTGTCcctggtgtgagtgtgagcacttCACCACTTAAGAATGCAGTGGGTCCCCATCATGGAGAGATCACATCAAACAGCACCTAATCATCAGTACAGTTATAACCACCACTGCACAACAGCAAACCACCCAGGTGCTTGGGGTACATGTTGGTCTCATAactcattttttacattatgtgaTATCATTTTGTCTTTACCTTAATACATTACTAAAAGAACAATTGATATAGTATTTGTTCATTGGTAggttatcattttttaaaaaattttgaaataaagatgaTTAACAAATCAAAGTTTCATACTCTCCCAATTGTTGTCCCATGGtgataaatgttaataaaaccTGTATTAAACAACATTTATGcaaacagaataacagaaaatgGTCTCGCATCTGAATATGCATGTAATAATGTAGCAGTTCTTGATTATGATTAGAGTTTCAGTGTCTCTGAGCAGCAGGTCAAAGTGTCACTTTATTAAGCAGGGGCAATGGATTTGACTCACCTTCTGTCCGAATTACTCCCTTAGtttcaaaaatgacatcaaattaACTGTTTCTAGAAGCAGCATTAATATTAGTATTTAGGTTACTAATTCTACATAAACTATCAgaattttaattacatgtttttaaattcacaaaGCACTCAACAAAAACTAATTCACAATCCCAATATATATCCGTAAGCACAAACTACAAATTTACTGATCTAAAATATCTGACAAGAACTAACAGTCTTCTCTCTATTTTCAGTGGCATTacatggtggtggtgatggccTGAGAGAGATGCTTCACAGGCATAAATATCTGGGTCAGTATATTTACCGAGCAGTAACCTTGGTGTAAAACAGCTTTATGCTCAGACCTGTTCAACACCTCAGTTCCTGTTACTTAAAACAATTCAGGTTGTGTCTTCATTTGATTTGTGTCTTCATTTGATGTGAGGGATGACCTTGAGTTTCTCTGACCCCACCATGAAGGCTGCTGGTGGTCAGATGTCTGGTGTGCTGTTGTGGAGGGGATCCGTGACACTGAGAAGCAGGGGGCTGCTACTTTTTTTGCAGCAGGCCCTGAAGAGGTGCACCCTGGGGAATGGGCTGGAGGAGGCTGGCTCTGGCCCCAGCCCCGGCCCCCAGGCCTCCCTGTTCCACTGATGCAGCTCCACCTCCAGCGTGCTTTGCTCCGAGCGTCTCCTCAGGCCGGGCGGCTCCACCACCCAGACGTCCACCCGGGACCTGCCCCTGAGGCAGCAGGTGGGCAGCCATGCCCTTTTTCTGGCTCTCACCAACCGGCCCACCAGGTCCTTCTTGAAGTTGTCGCCGAGGGTAACGTACACCACGGGGTTGCAGACGGAGTTGCTGAAGCCCAGGAGCTGCACCACGCTGAACACCACAAACTCTGAGTCTGAATTCAGGTGCAGCATTCCTGGCCAGGATAACAGGCAAACAAGCATGCAGACTCATTACACACTCTGTTTCAACTGTATCTTATAAACACTGTATCTTATTAATACATGGCACATAGCTCATTATATAGTCTCATCTGATGTCTACTTTTCAAACGTCATCTACAAAAGTCACTAATAAAGGAACAAATTACTTCTAAGGCCAACACCATATGAATATACTGTACTACAAACTACAAACCATGTTCTCCTGACAATCAgttgtataaaaatgaaatgatgttaGACTGTGTGGTACTACATTGTTCCAGGaacagctttttcttttccagtatTTCCTGCCCTCCTATGGAAATAATCTGTTATTGACATAGATAAAGAATAGAAGGGAAAGTACTGAGAgtgcagaaagagggagagagggggctgaGTAAAAAATTTGCTAAACCTTGTGTGAGCTCCAGTAATGACAGTAGATTGTCCATTCTCTGATCATGTATTTGAcctttgaaatgttcctgtAAAGTGAGAGctgtcccctctctgcctcactttgtAGGTCATGGCTGGGACTGCCTTCTGAACCTAACACCATAGTGTGAATTCTTAACGTATTCTCTGAACCACCTTGCAATTAAGTGTCGTGGGAAGTGAtttgttattctttttctttttttaaccagaagTTTCTATTTTCTTGAATGGAGTGCATGATCTTCACTTCCCCAGTTAAACCATATTTTGCCTTTGGTCTTCCTTTTATAAGACTTATAGCAACATCAAGGGACTAGCAACTGAATTCCAGATGTGAGAGTCTTATGACACATTGTTCCATACCTCCATTTGCATGGAACTGTGGGTGAGTGTTACATATACCACAGAATAAAGATTCTAGCTGCATTCATACACATGTGCTTAGAGTAATGACAACAgatgaaagtttaaaaaagcgcaaaaagaaaaagacttgGAAGGATGCTGACTTTTactgtcttttcttttctttaccaTAAtcggagagcagagagacaagGTGAAAGGGGGCCCAGCACACTCCGAACAGGAGCACGACAGTAACCATCATTCTCACAGCACGCCTCTTCCTCCTGAGGGTAGAAACAGACTTCACCACTGTGTAAAAAACAGTCCCATCAGCACACCTTCACTACTGGACTTCTTCCATTCCtggggtagctgtgtgtgaCCTCTTGCCTCAATTCTGCAAAGCCAGCTTGCTAGCACTCTTTAAGCATGATGACAAAAATTACCTCAATCTTGAAACTGTGAAAAGTGAAGCTCAGACAAGTACTCTTACCTTTAAACCTAACGCCTACTGCAAGAGGTTAAATGGAGAGGCAAAATTAAATCAGACTCctcagtaaaacaataaaataactgtACTGTTTCatgtaaacatttcagaatttcacaCCTGAAATCAGTCCAAAGGGCAACTACCACTGACCCAACAGCCACAACAAAATTCATTTAAGGGAAGACACTCTTTCCAGTGCATTAGTCACTGTTATGACTGCACACAATGCTCTTTATAAAGGATGCATATAATTATAGTGTTTGTTGTTCTTTAACAAAAGGGGGGAAATGGGCTGTGTACAACAAACACGATTAGCTCTTACCTGGTTATCTTACTGATCTCTGATTCTAGAGTCTCTAACATGATGGCGTGAACCCTGTGTTTACCCCACAGCTCTCTAATGATCTTGAAGTACAGTACCGCCATGGTTGCCATGGGAATGAGAAAAAGCAGCACTGAGAGAACAGTGGTGTAGGCTCGGCGCTGCTGGTTGTGCGGCCAGACCTCCTGGCAGCAGATGTAGCGCACATCAAACAGGAAGTCATACTTGACCTGCATGACATAAAGCATATATGCAAATGCCACTGACAATTGGGCAAGAAGcagacatttcaaatgttaacatattaacaaaatattaccAACAGTGTGTTCTGAGCAAATTACAACTACTTTGCATTGATTCGTTGAATTGTATGGACTATTTCAGTGCTTATTTTTGGTCctctttttatcattattttgtgcttttgctAAAATTGCTGCATCCCCTAAAAGAATCTGCAGGTTTGCAGAGGTTTAAATCTAATGGAATCTGGTGGACATGTAAAGAGCACAACAGACTTGCTGTTTCACTCAGCTGATTTCATGTCTGGCACAAGCGTGTGTGGCCCTTAATCAGAATCGGAATCGGAATATCATCAAATGTAAATTGGACAGTAATGAGTAATGAGACCTGCACATACCTCCACTCTTTGAGCATACCCCATTGGGGCTGCAACTGCTAGAGCAACTAGCCACACGGCCACTGAAAGGGAAATTGGAAACAGTGAGGAGGATATGAATGTGTACACATGGGAATACAGTCCGGGCACCACTGCAATCAAGCACCAGGCACACAACCTCCGAATGCACACGGCCCTCATGGCTCCAAACTAAGATCCACTGTTGTGATTCTgttatgtttgcatgttttctaATAaggtttatatattttattggaTTGCGTTTAAAATTCTCTACACCAAGCTGAGTAATGATGGCttggaataagaaaaaaatcctttgtgtCTCGTATTGTAGTTGCTGTGGGTACACACAC belongs to Megalops cyprinoides isolate fMegCyp1 chromosome 5, fMegCyp1.pri, whole genome shotgun sequence and includes:
- the LOC118777598 gene encoding QRFP-like peptide receptor codes for the protein MNITPQILEHWLEASNLSRQQFIQKYAIPPLVYVPRMPDTLQPVFGVLYVLIFILALTGNAVVLLLLCQRKAAQSPSTLFISSLALSDILISLCCLPATCFQNFFTNWLASDFLCKLVPFSQVTAVTASILTLTCIAVERFHGILYPMRFQNSCSTHHATKMLLAVWLVALAVAAPMGYAQRVEVKYDFLFDVRYICCQEVWPHNQQRRAYTTVLSVLLFLIPMATMAVLYFKIIRELWGKHRVHAIMLETLESEISKITRRKRRAVRMMVTVVLLFGVCWAPFHLVSLLSDYGMLHLNSDSEFVVFSVVQLLGFSNSVCNPVVYVTLGDNFKKDLVGRLVRARKRAWLPTCCLRGRSRVDVWVVEPPGLRRRSEQSTLEVELHQWNREAWGPGLGPEPASSSPFPRVHLFRACCKKSSSPLLLSVTDPLHNSTPDI